Proteins encoded together in one Accipiter gentilis chromosome 16, bAccGen1.1, whole genome shotgun sequence window:
- the RRM2 gene encoding ribonucleoside-diphosphate reductase subunit M2 translates to MLSARAPLAARHDQPRLSPAKNLSPMKNLALSDKENTPPALSSARVLASKAARKIFQEGDRKPVPRGEEEEEEEPLLRDNPRRFVIFPIQYHDIWQMYKKAEASFWTAEEVDLSKDIPHWESLKPEEKYFISHVLAFFAASDGIVNENLVERFSQEVQITEARCFYGFQIAMENIHSEMYSLLIDTYIKDSKEREFLFNAIETLPCVKKKADWAMRWIGDKKATYGERVVAFAAVEGIFFSGSFASIFWLKKRGLMPGLTFSNELISRDEGLHCDFACLMFKHLIRKPSEERVKEIIMNAVLIEQEFLTEALPVKLIGMNCTLMKQYIEFVADRLMLELGFNKIYKAENPFDFMENISLEGKTNFFEKRVGEYQRMGVMSKPTDNSFTLDAEF, encoded by the exons ATGCTGTCCGCCCGCGCCCCGCTCGCCGCCCGCCACGACCAGCCCCGCCTGTCGCCCGCGAAGAACCTGTCGCCCATGAAGAACCTGGCGCTGAGCGACAAGGAGAACACG ccccccgcgctCAGCAGCGCCCGCGTCCTGGCCAGCAAGGCGGCCCGCAAGATCTTCCAGGAGGGCGACAGGAAGCCG GTGCcgcggggcgaggaggaggaggaggaggagccgctGCTGCGGGACAACCCCCGCCGCTTCGTCATCTTCCCCATCCAGTACCACGACATCTGGCAGATGTACAAGAAGGCCGAGGCCTCCTTCTGGACGGCGGAGGAG GTGGACCTTTCCAAAGACATCCCGCACTGGGAGTCCCTGAAGCCTGAGGAGAAGTACTTCATTTCTCATGTTCTCGCCTTCTTTGCTGCCAGCGACGGCATTGTCAACGAAAACTTG GTGGAGCGGTTCAGTCAAGAAGTACAAATCACAGAAGCTCGCTGTTTCTATGGCTTCCAGATTGCCATGGAAAATATACATTCAGAAATGTACAGTCTTCTTATTGACACCTACATTAAAGATTCTAAAGAGAG ggaatttctttttaatgctattGAAACATTGCCATGTGTTAAAAAGAAGGCTGACTGGGCAATGCGCTGGATTGGGGACAAGAAAGCAACATATG GAGAACGTGTAGTAGCTTTTGCAGCAGTGGAAGGAATCTTCTTTTCTGGCTCTTTTGCATCAATTTTTTGGCTGAAGAAAAGGGGATTAATGCCTGGACTCACTTTTTCTAACGAACTCATCAGTAGAGATGAG GGCTTGCACTGTGATTTTGCCTGCCTCATGTTCAAGCACTTGATACGCAAACCATCAGAGGAGAGAGTAAAGGAAATCATCATGAATGCTGTTCTCATAGAACAG GAATTCTTGACGGAGGCACTGCCGGTAAAGCTGATTGGCATGAACTGCACTTTAATGAAACAGTACATAGAGTTTGTAGCAGACCGGCTTATGTTGGAACTGGGATTTAACAAG ATATACAAAGCGGAGAATCCTTTTGACTTCATGGAAAACATCTCTCTAGAAGGCAAGACCAATTTCTTTGAGAAGCGAGTAGGTGAATATCAGAGAATGGGAGTCATGTCGAAGCCCACAGACAACTCTTTCACCCTGGATGCGGAATTTTAA